AGAAGACTATCCGTCGATCCGGCTCTTCGGGGTAGACTGATAAGATCGACGCTTTCGTTCGAGGATCTTGAACAGCGCGACCTTCGCGCTCCGCTGGCAGCAACGCACGCGGCGCAGCGAGGACGAACCCCGCTGCGCCAGGCGCTTACCAGACCGGTAGGAAAATGGTGGGCGTGGCAAGGATTGAACTTGCGACCCCTGCGATGTCAACACAGTGCTCTACCACTGAGCTACACGCCCACTCGGGACCCCGTCGAAAGCTTCCGTCGGGAACCGCTGCGCAGCCCCTTAGCGGGCCGTTTTGCGCAGCGCAACAGCCTTTCCTCACAATCTTCCGTGCTGATCCTCGGTCTGGAAAAGGCGATCCACCTCGGCGACGAGATCGCGCAGATGGAAGGGCTTGGAGAGCACCTTGGCGGACGGCGCGGCGCGCCCCGCCTTGAGTGCGACCGCGGCGAACCCGGTGATGAACATGACCCGCATCTCGGGAGCGATGGCAGACGCTTTCTGCGCCAGTTCGATCCCGTCCATCTCCGGCATCACGATGTCGGTCAGCAGCAGGTCGAACGCACCGGGACCGACCAGCGGGAGCGCCGCCGTGCCGCGATCGACGGCGACCACTTCATATCCCGATCGCTCCAGCGCCCGGGCGAGATAGGTGCGCATCGAATCATCGTCTTCGGCCAACAGGATTCTGATCATTTGAGCTCCGCTCGACGCCGGCACGATGCCGTCGGTCGTCACACTATATGCCGGAACGGGTTACGATTTTCCAGCAGCGCGGCGCGTTTTGCGGCCGTTCAGACGCGTGATTGCAATTGCGTGCCAAAAGCGCACTACTTATCGTCGAGAAGCAAATGGCCGAGTCTCCCATCGCCACACCCTTTCGGCGCCTCGGCCCCGGCAGCCCGGCTTCTCCGGTGCTGCTGTCCGTGCCGCATGCCGGACGCGCTTATTCCGAGTCGCTGCTGCAATTCGCCCGCATCCCGCGTGCGCGCCTCGAGACGCTGGAAGACCGGCTCGTCGACCGCCTGGTCTGGCGGGCGGTCGAGAATGGTAACGCAGCACTCGTCGCCGACGTGCCGCGGGCCGAGATCGACCTCAACCGCGACGAACGCGAGCTCGATCCCGGCATGATCGTACCGCGCCCGGATCCGGCGACGATTCTCGATTCGCCGCGGATGCGCGGCGGGCTGGGGCTGGTGCCCGCGCGCATGGCCGGCGCCGGCGCCATCTGGCGCGACCGCATCCCCGCCCCGGAAATCTCTCGCCGGATCGAGACCATCCATCGCCCGTATCACCAGGCGCTGGCGGACGAGCTTGCCGCGCTTCATCACCGCTTCGGCATCGCGATCCTGCTCGATTGTCACTCGATGCCGCCTCGGATCGGCCGGGATCAGGCGGAGATCGTCCTTGGCGACCGGCACGGCACCAGCATCGCGCTCGAACTGGTCGCGGCCGCCGAGGGCGCGGTGCGCGAGGCCGGGTTTTCCGTTGCCCGCAACGCGCCATATGCCGGAGGGCACATCACCGCGCTGCACGGGCGCCCCCGCGAGGGCATCCACGCCCTGCAGCTGGAGGTCGACCGCAGCCTGTATCTCGGTCCCGACCTGCGCAGCCCCGGCCCCGGCTTCGACCGCATCGCCAAGTTGATCGCCGCGATCGTCATCGCGCTCGAGGGCCAGGCATTCGCTCCGGCGCACGGCCTCGCCGCCGAGTGAAGCAGAGGCGATTGCAGCCTCCCACCTTCGAACAAAAAAAAAGCCACCTCGCAAAAGCGAGGTGGCCAAGGTTCAGGGAGGAACGCCCCGAAGGGGCGTAACACGCCGCCGCAAAGGGGGGATACGACGGGCGTGCAGGTCTAATGTAGAATGGGGGCAATTGGTTTCAAGACCCTGCAACTTTTGTCGTCGGGTCGGGGGAAGACGGGCGTCAGCGCCGGTAGAGGAAAGGCACCATCCGGCCGATCAGGTGCCGGTGACCATCCAGATGATGCTTGAGAGCACCCGCCACGTGCAGCGTCAGCAACACGATCATGCTCCAGGCAAGAAGCTCGTGGGCTTCTTCGAACATGTCGCGAATGTCGTCCCTTCGTGCAATCGGCAGCGGCGCGATGTCGAACAGGCCGAAGAAACTGGTAACTCGTCCCCCACTCGAGGACAGCAGCCATCCGCTGAGCGGTATCGCGATCAGGGCGACGTAGAAGAGCCAGTGAATCACCGCGGCAAGGCCCGCTTCCCACCTTTTCATCACCGCATCGTAGGCGGGCGGCCGGTGGGACAGGCGCCAGATCAGGCGCAGTACGGTGAGGCCGAGGACGGTCATTCCGAGCGACTTGTGGAACCACATCATCCAAGATGTGGCGCCGCGCCCGAAGCTTTCGTGAAAGAAGCCTAGGAAGAGGTTGGCAAGGATCAGGGCGGCGATGGTCCAGTGCAGGAGGATCGCAACGCGCGTGTAGCGCGCCGTCTCCTGCCCGGCCATCGCCGCCGAGCTCGCCATCAGAAGGCGGCGGCGCCGTTCGTTTCGACGGGGATCGCCGGGCCCTTGCCCTGCTGCACCTGGCGGCCGAATATTTCGCGCATCAAGGTCATCGAGAACAGATGCGCCATCACCAGCGGCAGGATACCGTTCTGGTTCATCTTGCGCAGTTCGTCACCGCGAAGCTCGCGCAGCTTCTCCTCGTTGACCATCTGGAAGCCGCGATAGATGAACGGCTGCTCGACGCCCGCAGGCTGGATCGAGACTTCGCCCTCCATCAGCAGATCCATTTCCTTCAGCTCGGACACGAAGGCCGAAGTCCGCTGCGCCGACATTTCGAATTCTTCGCAGAATTTGAGGATGGCGTTGGTGGCTTCGCTGGGCTTGCCGTCGTCGAACAGCGCATGCCCCTCGTCGAACGGGCCGACCAGATCGCTGGTCGGATCGAAGCAGAGCGAAAGCTCGTCGGCATCCGGGCGCAGGCGCGCCAGCATGAACGGATAGCGGCGGATATAGGCGGGAACGTAGATTTCGCCGCGGAGCGCACCATCGTCCTCGACGAACACGTTGACGCCTTCGTTGAGGCCCATCAGCGCCAGCGGCACCGGCGTCTCGCCGGAGGAGAAAGCGATCGGGAAGAAGCGCTGGCATGCCACGAACTCGTCGATCGTGATCGGCACCGCATGGGTGTTGACCAGGAACGGGGCCTTCTGCGCCGGACGGCTGCGGAAATTGCCATGCTGGTTGCTGGAAAGCGGCTCCAGGCCACCATAGAAAATCGGCAATGAATTGGCCGGCGGCTGAGTCGCCATTCGATCTCTCCCAAGGATGTGAAAGCAGCCGCCCCCGCGACCACCCATTCGCCGCATCGTCTATGGCCGCGCCGCGCGTTAGGCAAGCCGAAGCCGCTGAGGCAGCGGATTATTTGACAAGGTGCGGGCCGTGCCGGAGGGTGGGCGCGACGCCATCTTCCCCTGGCGCGCGGAATTAATCGTCCGTTCAAGGCCGATGGGTGATTGTACCGAACGAATGACGCTTTCCCCCGCAAAATGGTCCGCAGCCGCGCTGCTGCTGCTCGCGGCGGGCGCCTCCGCGCCTGCCCAGCAGCCGAGTCACTATGCCCAGGTGGTGATCCGCGAGCAGATCGTCGTGAAGATGCGCACCCGCGCCCAACCGCCCCAGCAGATCCGCTGGAAAGAGAGCAAGGGCCCCAAATGCATACCGGCACGGGCCATCGGCGGCGCTGCCGTCATCTCGGAGGACAGCATCGATCTCATCCTGCGCGACAATCGCAGGATCCGGGTCAAGCTGGACGGCGACTGCCCCGCGCTTGGCTATTATCCCGGCTTCTACGTCACTCCCAACCCCGACGGCATGATCTGCGCCGGGCGCGATTCGATCCGCTCCCGGATCGGCGGACGCTGCGGGATCGACCGCTTCCGTACCCTCCAGCCGGTGATCGCGAGGAAGAAGGACTGAGCTCAGCGCCTTGACAATTGGCCGGTGCTTCGCTCAAGCGGCACGCTGACGCTCCTCCTCGTGAGGGCCAAATTTTCCGGAACAACGATGACATTTGCCGATCTCGGCCTTTCCGACGAACTCCTCCGCGCCGTCACCGAGGCGGGCTATGATGAGCCGACCCCGATTCAGCGCCAGGCAATCCCCTCGGTACTGATGAACCGGGACCTGATCGGCATCGCCCAGACGGGCACCGGCAAGACCGCGAGCTTCGTGCTGCCGATGATCGACATCCTCGCCCACGGCCGCAGCCGCGCGCGGATGCCGCGCTCGCTGATTCTGGAGCCGACCCGCGAGCTTGCCGCCCAGGTTGCCGAGAATTTCGAGAAATACGGCAAGCACCACAAGCTTTCGATGGCGCTGCTGATCGGCGGCGTTTCGATGGGCGACCAGGTGAAAGCGCTCGAGAAGGGCGTGGACGTGCTGATCGCGACCCCCGGCCGCCTGATGGACCTGTTCGGCCGTGGCAACATCCTGCTGACCGGCTGCAGCCTACTCGTCATCGACGAGGCGGACCGCATGCTCGACATGGGCTTCATCCCGGACATCGAGCAGATCTGCTCGAAGCTGCCGTCGACGCGGCAGACTTTGCTGTTCTCGGCGACGATGCCCGGGCCGATCAAGAAGCTCGCCGACAAGTTCCTGTCCAATCCGAAGACGATCGAAGTCGCCAGGCCCGCCACGGCCAATGCTTCTATCGACCAGCGCGTGCTCAAGGTCGATTCGCGCAAGAAGCGCCAGGTTCTGACCGATCGCATCGCCGCGAACGATGTCCGCACTGCCATCGTCTTCTGCAACCGCAAGACGACCGTGCGCGAGCTGGCGCAAAGTCTGAAACGCGCGGGCCTCCGCGCCGGTGAGATCCATGGCGACATGGAGCAGGCCGAGCGGATCCGCGAGCTCGACCGCTTCAAGGAAGGCGAGATCAACATCCTCGTCGCCTCGGACGTTGCCGCGCGCGGTATCGACGTCAAGGATGTCAGCCACGTCTTCAACTATGATGTGCCCTGGCAGCCCGACGACTACATCCACCGCATCGGACGCACCGGCCGCGCCGGCCGCACCGGAGTCGCGATCACCCTCGCCACCTCCGCCGACGGCGAGGCCATTCAGGCGATCGAGAAGATGATCGGCGGCAAGCTTGCCGAGATGGAAGCCCTGCCCGGCCACCAGCCGGCGAGCCCTCCGGAAGCCGCCGACGGCGAGAGCGAGAACGAAGAACGGCCACGTCGCGGCCGCGGTCGCGGACGCGCCAAAGCCGAAGAGGCGGACGCGGCGGAGGCCGAAAAGCCGCGGCGCCGCGGTCGCGGCGCCCGTGCCGAGGCGACGGAGTCGGCGGAAACGCCGCGCGCGCGCTCAGCCCCGGCTGCCGAGCCCGAGGAAGCCGAGGCGCGCCCGCCTCAGTCCGAAGAACCGGTCCAGCCGCGCGCCCGCCGGCCCGAACGCGAAGCAGAGCGGCCACGCCGCGACGAGCGCTCGGACCGCAGGCCGCGCCGGGAGGACAATCGGCGCGACGCCGACGAAGGCCCGGACGAAGGCTGGAACGGGCCGATCCCCGACTTCCTCGCGCACGGCTTCGGCTACTAGAGCTCTAGCCGTCTTCTGCTGGGGCCAAAGCGTTCAGCAGCGCCGCCACCGCCGTGAGACGCGACTCGTCGGCTTCGGTCGGTGTGCGGAGCAGAAGACGGCCTTCCTTTTTCTCGAGGCCGGCGGCCTTGGCGTCGCCGGCGAAGCCGCGCCGCGGAGTGAGCGCGATCGCGGCCGGCCCGGCGTCGACACGCTCTATGCTTGCGTCCCGGGCGAGGCGCCGAAGTTCGACGATCGACAGCAAGCGCGCGGCGTCTTCGGGTAAGGTTCCAAAGCGATCTTCGAGTTCCTCCGCGAGCGCGCGGACTTCGTCGGCCGAGCCAAGCCGTGCGATCCGCATGTAGAGGTTGATGCGGACGTCCTCTTCCGGGATCCACGCCTCGGGCAGCCGCCCCGACAGGCCGACGCTGAGCTCCGGCAAATAGGCATCGACCGCCTCGCCCCGGGCGCTGCGCACCGCCTGTTCCAGCAAATGCTGGTAGAGACCGGTGCCGATCAGCTTCATATGTCCGGCCTGCTCCTCGCCGAGCAATTCGCCGGCGCCGCGCAGATCGAGATCCCGTGCGCTGATCGCGAAGCCGGCACCGAGCTGGTCGAGCGCTTCCATCGTCCGCAGGCGCTTGAGAGTGGCGGGCTGGATTTCCGCCTCGGCATCGGTGATCAGCACGAAATGGCCGCGGGCGCGGCCACGGCCGACCCGGCCGCGCAATTGATGGAGTTGGGCGAGACCGAACATGTCGGCCCGCCACACCAGCATGGTGTTGGCACGGGGTATGTCGAGCCCGGCTTCGATGATGTTGGTGGCGAGCAGGACGTCGCCGTCGCCCGCGGCGAAGCGCACCATCTCCTCGTCGATCTCGGCGGCCGGCATCTTGCCGTGCGCACGGCGCACGGACAGGCTTGGGGCGAGCTCCGTCAGCCTGGTGGCCATCGCCTCCATATCTTCGATCCGCGGAACGACGACGAAGCTCTGGCCGCCGCGCCTCTTCTCCCGCATCAGCGCGCCGCGGAAGGCGTCGGCCGTGAAGGCGGCGACTTCGGTTCGCGTCGCCAGCCGCCGCGCCGGAGGCGT
The nucleotide sequence above comes from Sphingosinicella sp. BN140058. Encoded proteins:
- a CDS encoding SapC family protein, producing MATQPPANSLPIFYGGLEPLSSNQHGNFRSRPAQKAPFLVNTHAVPITIDEFVACQRFFPIAFSSGETPVPLALMGLNEGVNVFVEDDGALRGEIYVPAYIRRYPFMLARLRPDADELSLCFDPTSDLVGPFDEGHALFDDGKPSEATNAILKFCEEFEMSAQRTSAFVSELKEMDLLMEGEVSIQPAGVEQPFIYRGFQMVNEEKLRELRGDELRKMNQNGILPLVMAHLFSMTLMREIFGRQVQQGKGPAIPVETNGAAAF
- a CDS encoding cytochrome b, with amino-acid sequence MASSAAMAGQETARYTRVAILLHWTIAALILANLFLGFFHESFGRGATSWMMWFHKSLGMTVLGLTVLRLIWRLSHRPPAYDAVMKRWEAGLAAVIHWLFYVALIAIPLSGWLLSSSGGRVTSFFGLFDIAPLPIARRDDIRDMFEEAHELLAWSMIVLLTLHVAGALKHHLDGHRHLIGRMVPFLYRR
- the cpdR gene encoding cell cycle two-component system response regulator CpdR, yielding MIRILLAEDDDSMRTYLARALERSGYEVVAVDRGTAALPLVGPGAFDLLLTDIVMPEMDGIELAQKASAIAPEMRVMFITGFAAVALKAGRAAPSAKVLSKPFHLRDLVAEVDRLFQTEDQHGRL
- a CDS encoding DEAD/DEAH box helicase, which gives rise to MTFADLGLSDELLRAVTEAGYDEPTPIQRQAIPSVLMNRDLIGIAQTGTGKTASFVLPMIDILAHGRSRARMPRSLILEPTRELAAQVAENFEKYGKHHKLSMALLIGGVSMGDQVKALEKGVDVLIATPGRLMDLFGRGNILLTGCSLLVIDEADRMLDMGFIPDIEQICSKLPSTRQTLLFSATMPGPIKKLADKFLSNPKTIEVARPATANASIDQRVLKVDSRKKRQVLTDRIAANDVRTAIVFCNRKTTVRELAQSLKRAGLRAGEIHGDMEQAERIRELDRFKEGEINILVASDVAARGIDVKDVSHVFNYDVPWQPDDYIHRIGRTGRAGRTGVAITLATSADGEAIQAIEKMIGGKLAEMEALPGHQPASPPEAADGESENEERPRRGRGRGRAKAEEADAAEAEKPRRRGRGARAEATESAETPRARSAPAAEPEEAEARPPQSEEPVQPRARRPEREAERPRRDERSDRRPRREDNRRDADEGPDEGWNGPIPDFLAHGFGY
- a CDS encoding N-formylglutamate amidohydrolase, whose protein sequence is MAESPIATPFRRLGPGSPASPVLLSVPHAGRAYSESLLQFARIPRARLETLEDRLVDRLVWRAVENGNAALVADVPRAEIDLNRDERELDPGMIVPRPDPATILDSPRMRGGLGLVPARMAGAGAIWRDRIPAPEISRRIETIHRPYHQALADELAALHHRFGIAILLDCHSMPPRIGRDQAEIVLGDRHGTSIALELVAAAEGAVREAGFSVARNAPYAGGHITALHGRPREGIHALQLEVDRSLYLGPDLRSPGPGFDRIAKLIAAIVIALEGQAFAPAHGLAAE